The following coding sequences are from one Delphinus delphis chromosome 19, mDelDel1.2, whole genome shotgun sequence window:
- the SRSF1 gene encoding serine/arginine-rich splicing factor 1 — protein sequence MSGGGVIRGPAGNNDCRIYVGNLPPDIRTKDIEDVFYKYGAIRDIDLKNRRGGPPFAFVEFEDPRDAEDAVYGRDGYDYDGYRLRVEFPRSGRGTGRGGGGGGGGGAPRGRYGPPSRRSENRVVVSGLPPSGSWQDLKDHMREAGDVCYADVYRDGTGVVEFVRKEDMTYAVRKLDNTKFRSHEGETAYIRVKVDGPRSPSYGRSRSRSRSRSRSRSRSNSRSRSYSPRRSRGSPRYSPRHSRSRSHISEEMD from the exons ATGTCGGGAGGTGGTGTGATTCGTGGGCCGGCAGGGAACAACGACTGCCGCATCTACGTGGGGAACTTACCTCCAGACATCCGAACCAAGGACATTGAGGACGTGTTCTACAAATACGGTGCTATCCGCGACATCGATCTGAAGAACCGCCGCGGAGGACCGCCCTTCGCCTTCGTTGAGTTCGAGGACCCGCG GGATGCGGAAGACGCGGTGTATGGTCGCGACGGCTACGATTACGATGGATACCGTCTGCGGGTGGAGTTTCCTCGAAGCGGCCGTGGTACAGGCcgaggcggcggcgggggcggaggTGGCGGGGCTCCCCGAGGCCGCTATGGTCCCCCGTCCAGGCGCTCTGAAAACAGAGTGGTTGTCTCTG GACTGCCTCCAAGTGGAAGCTGGCAGGATTTGAAGGATCACATGCGTGAAGCAGGTGATGTATGTTATGCTGATGTTTACCGAGATGGCACTGGTGTCGTGGAGTTTGTACGGAAAGAAGATATGACCTATGCAGTTCGAAAACTGGATAACACTAAGTTTAGATCTCATGAG GGAGAAACTGCCTACATCCGGGTTAAAGTTGATGGGCCCAGAAGTCCAAGTTATGGAAGATCTCGATCTCGAAGCCGTAGTCGTAGCAGAAGCCGTAGCAGAAGCAACAGCAGGAGTCGCAGTTATTCCCCAAGGAGAAGCAGAGGATCACCACGCTATTCTCCCCGTCATAGCAGATCTCGCTCTC ACATATCTGAAGAGATGGATTAA